In a genomic window of Pedosphaera parvula Ellin514:
- the ppk1 gene encoding polyphosphate kinase 1 — protein MGSAPKKYETAQFINRELSWLEFNQRVLDEALDAKNPLLERVKFFCITSSNLDEFFEVRVAGVKQQIESDVVERSVDGLTATETFKAITRRVRRMVDQQYTCWNNELRPALEKNGIHFLSFDQLSKEDLAWVEEYYRAQVRPVVTPLALDPAHPFPQLLNKSLNIIVRLEMMQAGQMLRHLAVVQVPRVLPRLVKLPRENGRQDYIFLGNLIGHYLADLFPGTQILGYWHFRVTRNSELYIDEEEAANLLKAVENELHNRRKGDAVRLEVERDCPFDLRNALLGTLKLTEDDLYIIDGPLNPTRLMAVYEGDHSPELRDPPFVAPVAAALADQSDLFAAIRERDILLHHPYETFDTVVKFLQQAAEDPKVLAIKQTMYRTGGDQRIVGALMNAVRNGKQVTAVVELRARFDEANNIQWARQLEEAGVHVVYGLVGYKIHAKMCLVVRRDEDIIRRYVHVATGNYNPTTARLYTDIGLLTCRPAFGEDATNLFNLLTGICQFQGTQKLLVAPFELHDRMVELIQRETENARKGLPACIIAKMNALVDQKMIEALYEASKAGVKIDLIVRGICCLRPNVKGLSENITVRSIVDRFLEHSRIFYFENACQPELFVGSADWMPRNFFRRIEVVFPVEDGNLRERIISEILALQLKDNVKARIMRPDGSYARAVIKRGETAHRSQTEFVKLTLNGRGSGERGKKDRTRFPRVKLVPRPLALKK, from the coding sequence ATGGGAAGTGCTCCGAAAAAGTATGAAACCGCTCAATTCATTAACCGTGAGCTGAGCTGGCTCGAGTTCAACCAACGCGTGCTGGACGAGGCGTTGGATGCCAAGAATCCACTGCTCGAACGGGTGAAGTTCTTTTGCATTACCAGCTCCAATCTGGACGAATTTTTTGAAGTTCGAGTTGCAGGAGTAAAGCAGCAGATTGAAAGCGATGTGGTGGAACGGAGTGTGGATGGGCTGACGGCCACCGAGACTTTTAAAGCAATTACCCGCCGGGTCCGGCGCATGGTGGACCAGCAATATACCTGCTGGAATAACGAACTCCGCCCGGCTCTGGAGAAAAACGGCATCCATTTTCTTTCTTTCGATCAGCTCAGCAAGGAGGACCTGGCGTGGGTGGAGGAATATTATCGCGCGCAGGTGCGTCCCGTGGTAACGCCCCTCGCCCTGGATCCGGCCCATCCCTTTCCCCAATTACTCAATAAATCGCTCAACATTATCGTGCGATTGGAAATGATGCAGGCGGGACAAATGTTGCGACACCTGGCCGTAGTGCAGGTGCCACGCGTGTTGCCGCGACTGGTAAAACTGCCGCGTGAAAATGGGCGTCAGGATTACATTTTCCTGGGTAACCTGATTGGCCATTACCTGGCCGACCTTTTCCCCGGCACACAGATTCTGGGCTATTGGCACTTCCGCGTCACGCGCAACAGCGAGTTGTATATCGATGAGGAAGAAGCCGCCAATCTGCTGAAAGCGGTGGAAAACGAGTTGCACAACCGTCGCAAAGGAGATGCTGTCCGCCTGGAAGTGGAACGGGACTGCCCGTTTGACCTCCGCAACGCTCTCCTCGGTACCCTCAAACTCACCGAGGACGACCTTTACATCATTGATGGACCACTGAACCCCACGCGGCTGATGGCCGTTTATGAAGGGGACCATTCGCCGGAACTGCGTGACCCGCCGTTCGTGGCGCCCGTTGCCGCTGCGCTAGCGGATCAAAGCGATTTATTTGCCGCGATCCGGGAGCGGGACATACTGTTGCATCATCCGTATGAGACGTTCGATACCGTAGTCAAATTTTTGCAGCAAGCCGCCGAGGATCCCAAGGTGCTGGCCATCAAGCAAACCATGTATCGCACGGGCGGCGATCAACGCATCGTTGGTGCCTTGATGAATGCCGTGAGAAACGGCAAGCAGGTCACGGCGGTGGTGGAGTTGCGGGCGCGGTTTGACGAAGCCAATAACATTCAATGGGCGCGGCAGTTGGAAGAAGCCGGTGTGCACGTGGTTTATGGACTCGTGGGCTACAAAATCCACGCGAAGATGTGCCTCGTGGTGCGGCGTGATGAGGACATCATCCGCCGTTATGTGCATGTGGCGACAGGCAATTATAATCCGACCACCGCGCGGCTTTATACTGATATCGGCTTGCTCACCTGCCGGCCAGCCTTCGGTGAAGATGCCACCAATCTTTTCAACCTGCTCACCGGCATTTGCCAGTTTCAAGGCACGCAAAAGCTGTTGGTCGCACCGTTTGAACTGCATGACCGCATGGTGGAACTCATTCAACGCGAAACCGAAAATGCGCGCAAAGGTTTGCCCGCCTGTATCATTGCCAAGATGAACGCCCTGGTGGACCAGAAGATGATTGAGGCGCTTTACGAGGCCTCCAAGGCGGGCGTGAAGATCGACCTGATTGTGCGTGGCATCTGCTGTCTCCGGCCAAACGTCAAAGGCCTCAGCGAGAACATCACGGTGCGCAGCATCGTGGACCGGTTTCTCGAGCATAGCCGGATATTTTACTTTGAGAATGCGTGTCAGCCCGAATTATTTGTGGGCAGTGCGGATTGGATGCCACGCAATTTCTTTCGCCGCATTGAAGTCGTTTTCCCGGTCGAAGACGGCAACCTGCGCGAGCGCATTATCAGCGAGATACTGGCCCTGCAATTGAAGGATAATGTTAAAGCGCGAATCATGCGGCCGGATGGAAGTTATGCGCGCGCGGTAATAAAGCGCGGGGAAACAGCACACCGAAGCCAGACGGAATTTGTTAAACTCACATTGAATGGCCGGGGCAGTGGAGAACGGGGCAAAAAAGACCGAACCAGATTCCCACGGGTAAAACTGGTGCCCCGCCCATTAGCGCTCAAGAAGTGA
- a CDS encoding ROK family protein, whose protein sequence is MAEANSKAEYLVGVDLGGTKILAGVFTPSLKIVGRSKMSTKPERGTSTVIERVARCVQDAVDECDLDLKQVRGVGIGSPGAVDPESGKVMFAGNLGWKDVSLKKELEKQLEVPVFLGNDCNVCTLGVHEVELESKPRNMVGIFLGTGIGGGLIIEGKPFSGFNRTAGEVGHMVLEVNGPKCTCGNRGCWEALSSRSALFRQILEAVKDGQKTVLTEMLGSDLKDLRSGDLRKAIKQGDKFVEHIVEEAAKYTGIAVANLINVLSPEVVVIGGGLMDALENEMLSVIIECAREHAFPGSDKGVKILASKLGDDAGITGGAVLARKETK, encoded by the coding sequence ATGGCGGAAGCAAACAGCAAAGCGGAGTATTTGGTCGGGGTGGATCTGGGTGGCACCAAGATTCTGGCGGGTGTTTTCACGCCATCCCTGAAAATTGTCGGTCGCTCGAAGATGAGCACCAAGCCCGAGCGCGGCACGTCGACGGTGATTGAGCGGGTGGCGCGCTGTGTGCAGGATGCGGTGGACGAATGCGACCTGGATTTGAAACAAGTGCGGGGTGTGGGCATTGGTTCGCCCGGCGCGGTGGATCCCGAAAGCGGCAAGGTGATGTTCGCCGGCAATCTCGGGTGGAAGGATGTTTCGCTCAAGAAGGAGCTGGAGAAGCAGTTGGAAGTGCCAGTTTTTCTGGGCAACGATTGCAATGTTTGCACTCTCGGGGTGCACGAGGTGGAGCTGGAATCCAAGCCGCGCAATATGGTGGGTATCTTTCTCGGCACCGGCATTGGTGGCGGCCTGATTATTGAAGGAAAGCCTTTCTCGGGATTCAATAGGACAGCGGGTGAGGTGGGCCACATGGTGCTGGAAGTGAATGGGCCGAAGTGCACCTGCGGCAATCGTGGTTGTTGGGAGGCGTTGTCCAGTCGCTCGGCTTTATTTCGGCAGATTTTGGAAGCGGTGAAGGATGGCCAGAAAACAGTGCTCACCGAAATGCTGGGCAGCGACTTGAAGGATTTGCGGAGCGGTGATTTGCGCAAGGCCATTAAACAAGGTGACAAGTTCGTCGAGCACATCGTTGAGGAAGCCGCCAAATATACCGGCATTGCCGTGGCGAATTTAATTAATGTTTTGAGCCCGGAAGTGGTGGTGATCGGCGGCGGGCTCATGGATGCGCTGGAGAATGAAATGCTTTCCGTGATCATAGAATGTGCGCGGGAACATGCCTTTCCCGGTTCGGACAAGGGTGTGAAAATATTGGCTTCGAAGCTGGGTGACGATGCGGGCATCACGGGTGGCGCGGTGTTGGCTCGCAAGGAAACGAAGTAA
- a CDS encoding dTMP kinase, with protein MKRKSARREKMPVQKIVVPRPSTRRFYGHGIPNVDVNRLAGKLIVVEGADGSGRSTQIARLVEWLEGCGHATVQVGLKRSTLVSEELNQAQHGNILSHTTLSLFYATDFADQLENMILPALKAGFMVLADRYIYTLMARDLVRGMDEAWLKNLYSIALVPDAVFYLNVSPEQLVQRNFAKNHSLDYWESGMDLGLSREMFDSFLKYQGLMANEFRRLQSIYGFNIVDGNRLPDEINADLRRKIEANLAGR; from the coding sequence ATGAAAAGAAAATCCGCCAGACGCGAGAAAATGCCTGTCCAAAAGATTGTGGTGCCGCGCCCGTCGACTCGCCGCTTCTACGGGCACGGGATTCCGAATGTCGATGTCAACCGCCTCGCGGGGAAATTGATTGTTGTGGAAGGTGCTGATGGTTCAGGCCGGTCGACCCAAATTGCCCGGCTGGTGGAATGGCTTGAAGGGTGTGGTCATGCTACTGTGCAGGTGGGACTCAAGCGCTCGACGTTGGTAAGCGAGGAGTTGAATCAGGCTCAACACGGCAACATTCTCAGCCATACCACGTTGAGTCTTTTCTATGCAACTGACTTTGCGGACCAGTTGGAGAACATGATCCTGCCCGCGCTCAAGGCGGGTTTCATGGTGCTGGCGGATCGTTATATTTATACTTTGATGGCGCGAGACCTGGTGCGCGGCATGGACGAAGCCTGGCTTAAGAATCTTTACAGCATCGCTCTCGTTCCTGACGCGGTGTTTTATTTGAATGTATCGCCGGAACAACTGGTGCAGCGCAATTTTGCAAAAAACCATTCGCTGGATTATTGGGAGAGCGGCATGGATCTCGGTCTTTCGCGGGAAATGTTCGACAGCTTTCTCAAGTACCAGGGTTTGATGGCGAATGAGTTCAGGCGCCTGCAATCCATTTATGGATTCAACATCGTGGATGGCAACCGTCTGCCGGATGAAATTAACGCGGATTTGAGACGCAAAATCGAAGCCAACCTGGCTGGTAGATAG
- a CDS encoding Ppx/GppA phosphatase family protein — MSSVATNQVRRAVIDIGTNSIKLLVGDVADGQVDPVLEDSEQTRLGAGFYETHELKPQAIAQTATAVAAFADKARELKAISTRVIATSAARDAKNSHELTSAIEKSSGLKVEIISGEQEADWAFQGVTSDPELAQQPLLLLDVGGGSAEFILGQGESKHFRESFQLGTVRLLEKLTVSDPPTARELAACREKVKTFLESTVVPKLGPALKKETKMDTEHRAVQLVGTGGTTTILARMEARLNSYDRERIEATRLSLEQVQAHAEKLWALSLAERKNIVGLPKKRADVILPGVVIYEGIMETFGFKELRISTRGLRFAALMTQ; from the coding sequence ATGTCCAGCGTTGCAACCAACCAAGTTCGTCGGGCCGTGATTGATATTGGCACGAATTCCATCAAGTTGCTCGTGGGCGATGTCGCGGATGGCCAGGTTGATCCGGTGTTGGAGGATAGCGAGCAGACGCGGTTGGGCGCGGGATTTTATGAGACGCATGAATTGAAGCCCCAGGCAATTGCCCAGACGGCCACGGCGGTCGCTGCCTTTGCAGACAAGGCGCGCGAGTTGAAGGCGATTTCGACACGAGTCATCGCCACGAGTGCGGCACGCGATGCCAAAAACTCCCACGAACTGACCTCGGCGATTGAAAAGTCTTCCGGCTTGAAGGTCGAAATCATTTCGGGCGAGCAGGAGGCGGACTGGGCGTTTCAAGGGGTGACGAGCGATCCGGAATTGGCGCAGCAACCGTTGCTGCTGCTGGATGTGGGCGGCGGCAGCGCGGAGTTTATTTTGGGGCAGGGGGAGAGCAAACATTTTCGAGAGAGTTTTCAATTGGGCACGGTGCGGCTGCTCGAAAAACTTACCGTGAGCGATCCGCCCACCGCCAGGGAACTTGCTGCCTGTCGCGAGAAGGTGAAAACATTTTTGGAATCGACCGTGGTGCCCAAGCTCGGACCGGCGTTGAAGAAGGAAACCAAGATGGATACGGAACACCGAGCCGTGCAACTGGTCGGCACGGGTGGCACGACGACGATTCTCGCACGAATGGAGGCGCGACTCAATTCGTACGATCGCGAGCGCATTGAGGCCACGCGGCTTTCGCTGGAGCAGGTGCAGGCGCATGCGGAAAAGCTTTGGGCGCTCTCACTGGCAGAGCGCAAAAATATCGTTGGACTGCCGAAGAAACGTGCGGATGTCATCCTGCCGGGAGTGGTGATATATGAGGGCATCATGGAAACTTTTGGTTTCAAGGAATTGCGGATAAGCACGCGCGGACTGCGGTTTGCGGCGTTGATGACTCAATAA
- a CDS encoding type II secretion system protein, whose product MAVKRNRKICAPAFTLIELLVVIAIIAILASLLLPTLARAKSKARQASCFSNLRQIGLAFALYLGDHEDRFPDRRDLKSSLPGGFHPWTSWPPSDPRGGWAAVVLHTEIANYNIWSCPSVAASPIGTAIQAVQSLDTTNDAPVSRYWLWRFDHIDDVIPSDNFWNKTQLQCVNDLKDTTNNTTLGVINGTSDVELVVDPYFPSTIPTVAPELKGQTVHPGGRNRLFLDGHAEFNKDARLSGVRAY is encoded by the coding sequence ATGGCAGTGAAGCGAAATAGAAAAATATGTGCGCCGGCGTTCACGCTCATCGAGCTGCTCGTGGTCATTGCCATCATCGCCATCCTCGCGTCGTTGCTGCTGCCCACGCTCGCGCGGGCGAAGAGCAAGGCGCGGCAGGCGAGTTGTTTTTCCAACCTGCGACAAATTGGACTCGCCTTCGCGCTTTACCTCGGGGATCACGAGGATCGCTTTCCGGACCGTCGCGATTTGAAGAGCAGTTTGCCCGGCGGCTTTCATCCTTGGACGAGTTGGCCGCCCTCCGATCCGCGTGGCGGCTGGGCGGCAGTAGTGTTGCACACTGAAATTGCCAATTACAACATCTGGTCCTGCCCGTCCGTGGCAGCGTCGCCGATTGGCACCGCCATCCAGGCCGTGCAATCGCTCGACACCACCAACGATGCGCCGGTCAGCCGCTATTGGCTCTGGCGCTTTGATCACATCGATGACGTGATACCGTCCGATAATTTTTGGAACAAGACGCAACTCCAATGCGTGAATGATTTGAAAGACACCACGAACAACACGACGCTCGGCGTGATCAATGGCACGTCCGATGTGGAATTGGTGGTCGATCCTTATTTTCCATCGACGATCCCGACCGTGGCGCCGGAGTTGAAAGGCCAGACCGTCCATCCCGGCGGCCGCAACCGCCTGTTCCTCGACGGCCACGCCGAGTTCAATAAAGACGCCCGCCTCAGCGGTGTGCGAGCTTATTGA
- a CDS encoding dTMP kinase, with protein sequence MTKTFAELGFPGRLIAVEGLDGSGKSTQIYLLKRWLELQGFKVFFSEWNSSQLVKSATSKGKKRELLTPTTFSLIHATDFADRYERQLVPLLRAGYLVLCDRYIFTAFARDTVRGCPPEWVRGLYNFAAHPDLTFFFKAQLEVSLQRILDGRPQLKYFEAGMDMRLSSDPYESFRIFQGRILEQYLAMSTEFNFSVLDANQPVEVQQTLVRELVAAKIDLPSFAANHVK encoded by the coding sequence ATGACGAAGACTTTTGCTGAACTCGGTTTTCCTGGGCGCCTGATCGCGGTGGAAGGATTGGATGGCTCAGGCAAATCCACCCAGATTTATCTGCTCAAGCGTTGGCTTGAATTGCAGGGCTTCAAGGTCTTCTTTAGCGAATGGAATTCCTCGCAACTGGTCAAAAGTGCCACCAGCAAAGGGAAGAAGCGTGAATTGCTCACGCCCACAACTTTCAGCCTGATTCACGCCACCGATTTTGCTGATCGCTATGAACGACAACTGGTTCCGTTGTTGCGCGCCGGTTATCTTGTCTTGTGTGATCGTTACATTTTTACTGCTTTTGCGCGTGACACCGTTCGTGGCTGCCCGCCCGAGTGGGTGCGGGGTCTTTATAACTTTGCCGCCCATCCCGATCTGACCTTTTTCTTTAAGGCACAATTGGAGGTCTCGCTGCAACGCATCCTGGATGGACGCCCGCAGCTCAAATATTTTGAGGCCGGCATGGACATGCGCCTTTCCAGCGACCCTTATGAGAGCTTCCGGATTTTTCAAGGCCGCATTCTGGAACAATACCTGGCCATGAGCACCGAGTTTAATTTCTCGGTCCTGGATGCCAATCAGCCGGTCGAAGTGCAGCAAACTCTGGTTCGCGAGTTGGTGGCTGCCAAGATAGATCTGCCCTCGTTTGCGGCCAACCATGTTAAGTAA